A genomic segment from Idiomarina piscisalsi encodes:
- the pgeF gene encoding peptidoglycan editing factor PgeF, protein MTQNVFHPNWTLPDNVGVAITTRAFGNLAVHVGDDPAAVLLRRRRLERELPLPHSVVWLQQRHTSNVLSWPFKTTIADAAYSSQPGSVCAVLTADCLPIFICSSDGKEIAAVHAGWRGLADGVLQNALKKFSTESSGLSVWIGPAIGPDAFEVGQDVFDAFVSNQFKTSHFFEPNGDKWLANLPGIAELICRQFGINEITQSDECTVSHSDLWYSWRNEKAAARFASIIWRK, encoded by the coding sequence GTGACGCAAAACGTTTTTCATCCTAACTGGACGTTACCTGACAACGTCGGTGTTGCAATTACAACACGGGCGTTTGGTAATTTGGCGGTTCATGTGGGTGATGACCCCGCCGCTGTGCTGTTGAGACGGCGGAGGTTAGAACGTGAATTGCCTCTGCCCCATTCCGTAGTGTGGTTGCAGCAACGACATACCAGTAACGTACTGTCATGGCCTTTTAAAACAACGATTGCTGATGCTGCTTATAGTTCTCAACCTGGCAGTGTGTGCGCCGTTTTAACGGCGGATTGCCTGCCTATTTTCATTTGTTCATCGGACGGAAAGGAAATAGCGGCGGTCCATGCTGGATGGAGAGGTTTGGCTGATGGTGTATTGCAAAACGCGCTAAAAAAGTTTTCAACGGAATCGTCTGGCTTAAGCGTTTGGATAGGTCCAGCGATAGGTCCTGATGCATTTGAAGTTGGCCAGGATGTTTTCGATGCGTTTGTTTCAAACCAGTTTAAGACTTCTCATTTCTTTGAGCCGAATGGAGATAAGTGGTTAGCGAACTTACCGGGCATTGCTGAACTGATTTGCCGTCAGTTTGGTATTAATGAAATCACTCAGAGTGATGAGTGTACTGTCAGCCACTCAGACTTGTGGTACTCCTGGCGTAACGAAAAGGCAGCCGCTCGATTTGCGTCAATTATTTGGCGAAAATAA